One window of Macrococcus sp. 19Msa1099 genomic DNA carries:
- a CDS encoding helicase HerA-like domain-containing protein translates to MMNNIKIAKAADHNIYLDLPMANRHGLIAGATGTGKTITLKVMAEQFSKAGVPVFLADVKGDLASIAEAMTINDKIQERLNNLQIDDYTPQTFPVRLWDIFGEQGTPVRATITDMGPMLLGRLLELNDTQSGILDIAFKISDEQGLLLLDLKDLQALLKEMYENTTEYSGVYGNITKQSIGAIQRKLLSLETQGADQFFGEPALKLSDFMETTEDKGVINILMANNLYTKPVLYSTFLLWLLTELFETLPEVGDIEQPKLVFFFDEAHLLFKGAPKSFVTQVEQVVRLVRSKGVGVYFITQNPIDLPDEVLGQLGNRVQHALRSFTPRDQKAVASAAETFRQNPEIDVASVIGELKTGEALISCLNEDGQPSIVERAFIRPPESKIGVIDEQVKVKVIEGNPYHAQYNETVDRESAYEILQKKVEASKTKAQTKEAKAEKAAPKRKQKSDFEKIASSVLTSVGRQIGREIVRNIFGTRRR, encoded by the coding sequence ATGATGAATAATATAAAGATAGCTAAAGCAGCTGATCATAACATATATTTAGATCTTCCTATGGCAAACCGTCATGGTTTGATAGCAGGTGCAACAGGTACGGGTAAGACTATCACACTAAAAGTTATGGCTGAACAGTTTTCTAAAGCCGGGGTGCCTGTATTCCTGGCTGATGTTAAGGGGGATCTGGCGAGCATTGCAGAAGCGATGACGATTAATGATAAGATTCAAGAACGATTAAACAACCTACAGATTGATGATTATACACCTCAAACCTTTCCTGTAAGGTTATGGGATATATTTGGAGAACAAGGCACACCTGTCAGAGCGACAATTACAGATATGGGGCCTATGCTTTTAGGTCGTCTGCTAGAATTGAATGATACACAGTCTGGCATATTAGATATTGCGTTTAAAATCAGTGATGAGCAAGGTCTGCTTCTACTGGACCTGAAAGATTTACAGGCATTATTAAAGGAAATGTATGAAAATACGACCGAATATAGTGGTGTTTATGGTAATATCACGAAGCAATCGATAGGTGCAATTCAACGTAAGTTATTATCATTAGAAACACAAGGTGCTGATCAGTTTTTCGGGGAGCCGGCATTAAAGTTATCGGACTTTATGGAAACAACGGAAGATAAGGGTGTCATCAACATCCTGATGGCCAACAATTTATATACAAAACCAGTATTGTACTCTACATTTCTACTTTGGTTATTAACAGAACTCTTTGAAACATTACCGGAAGTCGGAGATATAGAACAGCCGAAGCTTGTATTCTTTTTCGATGAAGCACATCTACTGTTTAAAGGTGCACCGAAGTCATTTGTGACACAAGTGGAGCAAGTAGTACGTCTCGTGCGTTCTAAAGGTGTCGGGGTATATTTTATTACTCAAAATCCAATCGACTTACCTGATGAAGTATTAGGTCAGCTTGGAAACCGTGTTCAACATGCTTTACGCTCATTTACACCACGTGATCAAAAAGCTGTTGCCAGTGCAGCTGAAACGTTCCGACAAAACCCTGAAATTGATGTCGCGTCCGTTATTGGAGAATTGAAGACAGGAGAAGCACTCATTTCCTGTTTGAATGAAGACGGACAGCCGAGTATTGTAGAACGTGCATTTATCCGTCCGCCGGAAAGTAAGATTGGCGTGATTGATGAACAAGTGAAAGTTAAGGTTATAGAAGGCAACCCATATCATGCACAGTATAATGAAACGGTTGATCGTGAGAGTGCGTATGAAATACTGCAGAAGAAAGTAGAAGCATCGAAAACAAAAGCACAAACTAAAGAAGCGAAAGCTGAAAAAGCAGCGCCTAAAAGAAAGCAAAAATCTGATTTCGAAAAGATTGCTTCAAGCGTACTTACAAGTGTGGGAAGACAAATTGGGCGTGAAATTGTAAGGAATATATTTGGAACGAGAAGACGTTAG
- a CDS encoding GrpB family protein codes for MLDYKLYSDLDYHQIYINASKELIEVFRNEIVELHHIGSTSIEGVSVIPSVEILPVVKDLNKLDGYVAQMERIGYSLTQTSLDRNNKYLLFTAHKNDIEICVLIIERTDCNSLERKLAVRDYLRTHHKERIAYRLFKQELNRLTKASQELQRAEDEYLKEIEAKAIYWYRLNN; via the coding sequence ATGTTAGATTATAAATTATATAGTGATCTTGACTATCATCAAATATATATCAACGCTTCTAAGGAACTAATAGAAGTCTTTCGGAATGAAATTGTTGAATTACATCACATTGGTAGTACCTCCATTGAAGGTGTAAGTGTCATACCGTCAGTAGAAATATTACCGGTAGTCAAGGACTTAAACAAGCTTGATGGTTATGTCGCTCAGATGGAACGAATTGGTTATTCATTAACTCAAACGTCACTAGATAGAAATAACAAGTATCTACTGTTTACTGCACATAAGAACGATATAGAGATATGTGTACTTATTATTGAACGTACAGACTGTAATAGTCTTGAGAGAAAACTAGCAGTTAGAGATTATTTAAGGACACATCATAAAGAGCGTATCGCATACAGGCTGTTTAAGCAGGAGTTAAATCGCTTAACAAAAGCATCTCAAGAATTGCAACGTGCAGAAGATGAATATTTAAAAGAGATTGAAGCAAAAGCGATATACTGGTACCGATTAAATAATTAA
- a CDS encoding CpsB/CapC family capsule biosynthesis tyrosine phosphatase, with product MIDIHNHILYGVDDGAQTETETLDMARQAVAEGITDIIATPHHKIQLYDNFGPKIKELTDKVNQLIKENNIPLNVHASQEIRIYGDVITDLNSGKALPLAGPYVLIEFPSNEVPIYTEQLFTQLAMEGYVPIIAHPERNTELQKNPKKLAELIELGALAQVTAGVVVGNLGHHAQSIADLMIEHQLIHFVASDAHNVNNRNFHMKAAYETIEHKFGSEVADRFKDNAKKVLLSEQIPYLSPKEIIKTESSSERHAKKKKEKKKKFLGLF from the coding sequence ATGATAGATATTCATAACCATATATTGTACGGTGTCGATGATGGTGCTCAGACAGAAACAGAAACTCTTGATATGGCACGACAAGCCGTTGCAGAAGGGATTACAGATATTATTGCAACACCGCATCATAAAATTCAGTTATATGACAATTTCGGTCCGAAGATTAAAGAACTAACAGACAAGGTAAATCAGCTTATTAAAGAGAATAACATTCCACTTAATGTGCATGCCAGTCAGGAAATTAGGATCTACGGTGATGTCATCACAGATTTGAACAGTGGTAAAGCATTACCGCTTGCAGGGCCTTACGTATTAATAGAATTTCCATCTAATGAAGTGCCGATTTATACGGAGCAGTTATTTACACAACTTGCAATGGAAGGGTATGTTCCAATCATCGCTCATCCAGAACGTAATACTGAGCTTCAGAAGAACCCTAAGAAACTCGCTGAACTGATTGAACTCGGTGCACTCGCACAAGTTACAGCTGGGGTAGTTGTTGGCAATTTAGGTCATCATGCACAATCTATTGCAGACCTTATGATTGAACATCAATTGATTCATTTCGTCGCAAGTGATGCCCACAATGTAAATAACCGTAATTTCCATATGAAAGCAGCATACGAAACGATTGAACATAAGTTTGGCAGTGAAGTTGCTGATCGTTTCAAAGATAATGCGAAGAAAGTGCTGCTTAGTGAACAGATACCATATTTAAGCCCGAAAGAAATCATTAAGACTGAGAGTTCATCAGAGAGACACGCAAAGAAGAAGAAAGAAAAGAAAAAGAAATTTCTAGGCTTATTCTAA
- the gatB gene encoding Asp-tRNA(Asn)/Glu-tRNA(Gln) amidotransferase subunit GatB produces the protein MHFETVIGLEVHVELKTESKMFSASPAHFGAEPNTNVNVVDLGYPGVLPVVNKTAVDWAMRAAMALNMDIRTETKFDRKNYFYPDNPKAYQISQFDEPIGENGYIDIEVNGETKRIGITRLHMEEDAGKLTHKDGYSLVDLNRQGTPLVEIVSEPDIRTPEEAYAYLEKLKAIIQYTGVSDVRMEEGSLRCDANISLRPVGQEKFGTKAELKNLNSFSFVKKGLEHEVKRQEEVLLNGGKILQETRRFDESTGKTILMRVKEGSDDYRYFPEPDLVPLYIDEAWKERVRASIPELPDVRKAKYVSEYGLPEYDAHVLTLTKEMSDFFEAMIALDADAKLSSNWLMGGVNEYLNKNQKELHETALTPENLSEMVKLLADGTISSKIAKKVFADTVETGKAPKVIMEEQGLVQISDPEQLKAFVTEALDNNPQSIEDFKNGKGKATGFLVGQIMKISKGQANPQLVNKILREELEKR, from the coding sequence ATGCATTTTGAAACAGTAATCGGACTAGAAGTCCACGTAGAATTAAAGACAGAATCGAAAATGTTCTCAGCTTCTCCTGCACATTTTGGCGCAGAGCCAAATACGAATGTTAACGTTGTAGATCTTGGATACCCTGGTGTATTACCGGTCGTAAACAAGACTGCCGTTGACTGGGCAATGCGTGCAGCGATGGCACTAAATATGGATATTCGAACTGAAACGAAGTTTGACCGTAAAAACTATTTCTATCCGGATAACCCGAAAGCTTACCAAATTTCACAGTTTGATGAGCCGATTGGTGAGAATGGTTATATCGATATTGAAGTGAATGGCGAAACGAAACGTATCGGTATTACGCGTCTTCATATGGAAGAAGATGCAGGGAAATTAACGCATAAAGATGGCTATTCATTAGTAGACTTAAACCGTCAAGGTACGCCATTAGTTGAGATTGTATCTGAACCAGATATTCGTACACCTGAAGAAGCGTATGCGTATTTAGAGAAGTTAAAAGCAATCATTCAGTACACAGGCGTATCTGACGTCCGTATGGAAGAAGGATCACTGCGTTGTGATGCGAACATCTCATTACGTCCTGTAGGTCAAGAGAAGTTTGGTACGAAAGCAGAACTTAAAAACTTAAACTCTTTCTCATTCGTTAAGAAAGGTTTAGAGCACGAAGTAAAACGCCAGGAAGAAGTACTATTAAATGGTGGAAAAATCTTACAGGAGACACGTCGCTTTGACGAGTCGACAGGTAAGACGATCCTTATGCGTGTTAAAGAAGGGTCTGACGACTACAGATACTTCCCAGAACCAGACTTAGTACCTTTATATATTGACGAAGCATGGAAAGAACGTGTGCGTGCATCAATTCCTGAACTTCCGGATGTACGTAAAGCGAAGTATGTATCAGAGTATGGATTACCTGAATACGATGCGCACGTATTAACATTAACGAAAGAAATGTCTGATTTCTTCGAAGCGATGATCGCACTTGACGCAGATGCAAAACTTTCATCAAACTGGTTGATGGGTGGCGTAAACGAATACTTAAACAAGAACCAGAAGGAGTTACATGAAACTGCATTAACGCCTGAGAACTTAAGTGAAATGGTGAAGTTGCTTGCAGATGGTACAATCTCTTCTAAAATTGCGAAAAAAGTGTTTGCTGATACAGTAGAAACAGGTAAAGCACCGAAAGTGATTATGGAAGAACAAGGTCTTGTTCAAATTTCTGATCCTGAACAACTGAAAGCGTTCGTAACTGAAGCGTTAGATAATAATCCTCAATCTATTGAAGACTTCAAGAACGGTAAAGGTAAAGCTACAGGCTTCTTAGTAGGTCAGATTATGAAGATTTCTAAAGGACAGGCAAATCCACAGCTTGTTAATAAAATTTTGCGTGAAGAATTAGAAAAAAGATAA
- the gatA gene encoding Asp-tRNA(Asn)/Glu-tRNA(Gln) amidotransferase subunit GatA gives MSLRYESIESLSQMIQNKTIKPSELVEDTFVNIEKDDTVINSFLALDKEAALEKAKTMDNETPSGKLFGIPMGIKDNIVTKDVETTCASKILGGFNSVYDATVMNKLNAENGILVGKLNMDEFAMGGSTENSFYKKTVNPFDHTAVPGGSSGGSAAAVAASLVPFSLGSDTGGSIRQPASYCGVVGMKPTYGRVSRFGLVAFASSLDQIGPITRNVKDNATVLEVISGLDPHDSTSAPVDNVDFTSQIDKDIKGLRVAVPKEYLGEGVSEEVKASVQAAIKALEKMGATVDEVSLPNSKYGVATYYILSSSEASANLARFDGIRYGYQAEGAQNLEELYKKTRQEGFGDEVKRRIMLGTYALSSGYYDAYYKKAQKVRTLIKQDFERVFENYDIIVGPTAPTTAFDIGAQINDPLTMYANDILTIPINLAGLPSMSIPCGESNGRPIGLQLIGKPFDEKTLYNVAYNYEQSFNMHERYQSL, from the coding sequence ATGTCATTAAGATACGAATCAATCGAAAGCTTATCTCAAATGATTCAGAATAAAACGATTAAACCTTCTGAATTAGTTGAAGATACTTTTGTGAACATCGAAAAAGATGATACAGTCATCAATTCATTTTTAGCTTTAGATAAAGAAGCTGCGTTAGAGAAAGCAAAGACTATGGATAACGAAACACCATCAGGTAAATTATTTGGAATTCCGATGGGGATTAAAGATAACATCGTAACGAAAGATGTTGAAACAACTTGTGCGTCTAAAATTTTAGGTGGCTTTAATTCTGTATATGACGCTACTGTAATGAATAAATTAAATGCAGAAAATGGTATTCTTGTCGGTAAACTGAACATGGATGAGTTTGCGATGGGTGGTTCAACTGAAAATTCATTCTACAAGAAAACAGTTAATCCATTTGATCACACTGCAGTACCTGGTGGATCATCTGGTGGTTCTGCAGCTGCAGTTGCTGCAAGCTTAGTACCTTTCTCACTCGGTAGTGACACGGGTGGTTCTATTCGTCAACCAGCATCATACTGTGGTGTAGTAGGAATGAAGCCAACTTACGGTCGTGTATCACGTTTCGGTTTAGTTGCATTTGCATCGTCACTTGACCAAATTGGACCAATTACGCGTAACGTTAAAGATAACGCAACTGTATTAGAAGTGATTTCAGGACTTGATCCACATGACTCAACAAGTGCACCAGTCGATAATGTAGACTTCACTTCACAAATTGACAAGGATATTAAAGGTCTTCGCGTAGCAGTACCGAAAGAATATTTAGGTGAAGGTGTATCTGAAGAAGTTAAGGCAAGTGTACAGGCAGCGATTAAAGCATTAGAGAAGATGGGTGCAACAGTTGATGAAGTATCACTCCCTAATTCTAAATACGGTGTTGCAACGTATTACATTCTTTCTTCAAGTGAAGCAAGTGCGAACTTAGCACGTTTTGACGGTATTCGTTACGGATATCAGGCAGAAGGGGCACAAAACTTAGAAGAACTTTATAAGAAGACACGCCAGGAAGGTTTCGGTGACGAAGTGAAACGTCGTATTATGTTAGGAACTTATGCGCTGAGCTCTGGTTATTACGATGCATATTACAAAAAAGCACAAAAAGTACGTACATTAATTAAACAAGATTTTGAACGTGTATTTGAAAACTATGACATTATTGTTGGACCGACTGCACCAACTACAGCATTTGACATCGGTGCTCAAATTAATGATCCATTAACAATGTATGCGAATGACATCTTAACAATTCCAATCAACCTAGCAGGGTTACCATCGATGTCTATTCCATGCGGAGAGTCAAACGGCCGTCCAATCGGTTTACAGTTAATCGGTAAACCATTCGACGAGAAAACTTTATACAACGTTGCATATAACTATGAACAAAGCTTTAACATGCACGAACGTTATCAATCATTATAA
- the gatC gene encoding Asp-tRNA(Asn)/Glu-tRNA(Gln) amidotransferase subunit GatC — MSKITNEQVKHVAHLARLEITEEEATKFSAQLEAILNFADQLEEVDTEGVEPTFHVLDLQNVLREDVAETSLTQEEILKNAAHTEDGQFKVPSILGGGE, encoded by the coding sequence ATGTCAAAGATTACAAATGAGCAAGTTAAACACGTTGCACATTTAGCACGATTAGAAATTACTGAAGAAGAAGCAACAAAATTCAGTGCACAACTTGAAGCAATTCTTAACTTTGCGGATCAATTAGAAGAAGTGGATACTGAAGGTGTAGAACCGACATTCCACGTATTAGATTTGCAGAATGTATTGCGTGAAGATGTGGCAGAGACGAGCTTAACACAGGAAGAAATCTTAAAGAATGCTGCACATACAGAAGATGGACAATTTAAAGTGCCATCTATTTTAGGCGGAGGAGAATAA
- the putP gene encoding sodium/proline symporter PutP — MGLILGHTFQNVKIEATWMTYVMIAVYFLILLGIGYYAYKQSTSTLDEYMLGGRNLGPLVTALSAGAADMSGWMLMGLPGSVYATGLSATWIAVGLTIGAWLNYILVAPRLRVYTELADNAITIPDFFEKRVSDHTRILKIISGLVIVVFFTLYTHAGMVSGGVLFESSFGLNYHYGLILTASIVIIYTLFGGYLAVSLTDFFQGVIMLIALVLVPIVALMKLNGMEAFDTVVELKPTNLDFFKGTTTVGIISLLAWGLGYFGQPHIIVRFMSIKSHKQLPAARRIGISWMTISLIGACVTGLVGIAFVNKSDAKLDNPETIFVMMSQVLFHPLIAGFFLAAILAAIMSTISSQLLVTSSALTQDFYMLLRKTNIQDTSREKEFVMIGRLSVLLVAIVSMAIAWSPNDTILNLVGNAWAGFGAAFGPLVLLSLYWKGLTKHGAITGMVLGSITVIFWIVMKSHGGIFELYEIVPGFFISFVSTVLVSMVTPKPEQRIIDEFDEMKQIVNS, encoded by the coding sequence ATGGGCTTGATATTAGGTCATACGTTTCAAAACGTAAAAATTGAAGCAACATGGATGACGTATGTCATGATTGCTGTATATTTCTTAATCCTGTTAGGGATCGGTTATTATGCATATAAACAATCAACAAGTACATTAGATGAATATATGCTTGGCGGTCGTAACCTTGGACCATTAGTAACAGCACTTTCTGCTGGAGCAGCGGATATGAGTGGCTGGATGCTGATGGGATTACCAGGTTCAGTGTACGCTACAGGACTCTCTGCCACTTGGATTGCAGTCGGATTAACGATAGGAGCTTGGTTAAACTATATCTTAGTTGCACCAAGATTACGTGTTTATACGGAGCTTGCAGATAACGCCATTACAATCCCTGACTTCTTCGAGAAACGTGTTAGTGATCATACACGTATACTGAAGATTATCTCTGGTCTTGTTATCGTCGTGTTCTTCACATTATATACGCATGCCGGAATGGTTTCTGGTGGCGTATTATTCGAAAGTTCCTTTGGATTAAATTATCACTACGGGCTTATACTTACTGCAAGTATCGTAATTATCTACACGTTGTTTGGTGGATATCTTGCCGTATCGCTTACGGACTTCTTCCAAGGGGTAATCATGTTAATCGCATTAGTGTTAGTACCAATCGTAGCATTGATGAAATTAAATGGTATGGAAGCTTTCGATACTGTCGTTGAACTTAAACCGACGAACTTAGACTTCTTCAAAGGTACGACTACAGTTGGTATTATCTCTTTACTGGCATGGGGCTTAGGTTACTTTGGACAACCACATATTATCGTGCGCTTTATGTCTATTAAGTCACACAAACAGTTACCTGCAGCAAGACGCATCGGCATCTCATGGATGACAATCTCATTAATCGGTGCCTGTGTTACAGGACTTGTTGGTATTGCATTTGTAAATAAATCAGATGCTAAGTTAGACAATCCTGAAACAATCTTCGTAATGATGAGTCAAGTGTTATTCCATCCACTAATTGCAGGATTCTTCCTAGCAGCAATCTTAGCAGCTATTATGAGTACGATTTCTTCACAGTTACTTGTTACAAGCAGTGCTTTAACGCAAGACTTCTACATGTTATTACGTAAAACGAACATTCAGGACACAAGTCGTGAGAAAGAGTTCGTTATGATTGGACGTCTATCAGTATTACTCGTTGCAATTGTTTCAATGGCAATTGCATGGAGCCCAAACGATACAATCTTAAACTTAGTTGGTAACGCATGGGCAGGATTCGGTGCGGCATTCGGACCGCTCGTATTGTTATCGCTTTATTGGAAAGGTTTAACGAAGCATGGTGCGATTACAGGTATGGTACTTGGATCAATTACAGTAATCTTCTGGATTGTGATGAAATCACACGGTGGTATCTTTGAGTTATATGAAATTGTTCCAGGGTTCTTTATCAGTTTTGTGTCAACTGTACTTGTAAGTATGGTTACACCGAAACCTGAACAACGTATTATTGACGAGTTCGATGAAATGAAACAAATTGTGAATTCATAA
- a CDS encoding CamS family sex pheromone protein, which produces MKRIGILMLSTIILASCSNGTPESNNKEKDKQISTDVQISNDYYRTLLPFKESQARGLTSSNMVSSYNGEAFEDGLLNISKKVYTPDKYLYRDGQLLSKSAVESYLEPEYTKQEIDNMDKDERIEKNAYANFGLNPSHKGETDGEKIARQSPAYLSHLLEQNFYTEEDAKKQKLSGMTIGLAMNSVYYYQKEAFGTTYNVKLDKKEIEKQAKQMSDEILSRLRVKQELKNIPITFAVFVQSSAESITPGSFTSYGTSKAGSSKIDDWKKINEDYILVPSDEVGELDEKLNNGFKQFNDQLQNYFPNFTQAIGTGYFVDDKIQSLKINVPLDYYGKAEVIGVTQYIADLSMKSFAHVDRFEISIVDNTRPRALIVKEKGDKAPYIHVYE; this is translated from the coding sequence ATGAAGCGAATAGGGATATTAATGTTGTCTACAATTATTCTGGCAAGCTGTTCAAATGGTACACCAGAAAGTAACAACAAAGAGAAGGATAAACAAATTTCAACAGACGTACAGATATCAAATGATTATTATAGAACATTGTTACCATTCAAAGAGAGCCAGGCACGTGGACTTACAAGTTCGAATATGGTAAGCAGCTACAATGGCGAAGCATTTGAGGACGGTTTATTAAATATCAGCAAGAAAGTGTACACACCAGATAAATATTTATACCGTGATGGGCAATTATTATCGAAGAGTGCTGTTGAGAGCTATCTTGAACCGGAATATACAAAGCAGGAAATCGATAATATGGATAAAGACGAGCGAATCGAAAAAAACGCTTATGCCAATTTCGGTCTCAATCCATCACATAAAGGAGAAACAGATGGGGAAAAAATTGCCCGACAATCTCCAGCGTATTTGTCGCATCTATTAGAACAGAATTTCTATACTGAAGAAGATGCAAAAAAACAGAAACTTTCAGGTATGACAATTGGTCTTGCAATGAATAGTGTATACTATTATCAAAAAGAAGCGTTTGGAACTACTTATAATGTGAAACTCGATAAAAAAGAAATCGAGAAGCAAGCTAAGCAGATGTCTGATGAAATACTTTCTAGATTACGTGTAAAGCAGGAACTTAAAAATATTCCGATTACGTTTGCTGTGTTTGTACAGTCATCGGCCGAAAGCATCACACCTGGATCGTTTACTTCATATGGTACGAGTAAAGCTGGAAGCAGTAAGATTGATGATTGGAAGAAAATAAATGAAGATTACATCTTAGTGCCATCGGACGAAGTGGGAGAACTGGATGAAAAACTGAATAATGGATTTAAGCAGTTCAACGATCAGCTACAGAACTACTTCCCGAACTTTACACAGGCAATTGGAACAGGTTATTTCGTTGATGATAAGATACAGTCACTGAAAATTAATGTGCCATTAGATTACTATGGAAAAGCAGAAGTTATCGGTGTAACCCAATATATCGCAGACTTATCAATGAAAAGCTTTGCGCATGTCGATCGCTTTGAAATCTCCATCGTAGACAACACTAGACCTCGCGCATTAATAGTGAAAGAAAAAGGTGATAAAGCACCGTACATTCATGTATATGAATAG
- the ligA gene encoding NAD-dependent DNA ligase LigA: MNIEQRVTELHQLLHQYNYEYHVQDNPSVPDSEYDKLLHELIDIEREHPELKTDDSPTVRVGGTPVSAFEKVDHDTPMLSLGNAFSEEDLLAFDKRVKDEVGEVEYMVELKIDGLAVSLKYVDGVFVQGLTRGDGTTGENITQNLKTIHAIPLTLSVPLTFEVRGEAYMPRKSFLALNAYREKVGEQLAANPRNAAAGSLRQLDSKLTAKRKLDIFLYSVNDLRELDAQSQSEALDKLDEIGFKTNHERKLCRNMKEVFEYIKYWTEARNDLAYDIDGIVIKVNDLSKQDELGFTAKSPKWAIAYKFPAEEVITTLKDIELSIGRTGVVTPTAILEPVKVAGTTVGRASLHNEDLIHEKDIRIGDSVVIRKAGEIIPEVVRVVLDRRPDDTEPYHMPEICPSCGHELVRIEGEVALRCINPKCDAKLVEGVIHFVSRTAMNIDGLGERIVEVLYNENIINDVADLYTLQRERLLSLERMGEKKVDKLLAAIEASKANSLERLLFGLGIRHLGAKASMVLAQEFGTMDNLKNATVETLTQIDDIGEKMAQSLVTYLQNEDIIHLLEKLEQYGVNMRYTGVTKDDIEIHPVFGEKTIVLTGKLTIMSRSEATKALTNLGAKVTSSVTKKTDIVIAGSDAGSKREKAESLGIPVWTEQMMVDALRN, encoded by the coding sequence ATGAATATTGAACAGAGAGTAACAGAACTGCATCAGTTGCTACACCAGTATAACTATGAATACCATGTACAGGATAATCCTTCTGTACCTGATAGTGAATATGATAAGTTACTGCACGAACTGATTGATATTGAACGTGAGCATCCAGAACTGAAGACGGATGATTCTCCGACTGTGCGTGTAGGTGGGACACCGGTCTCTGCATTTGAGAAAGTTGATCATGATACACCGATGTTAAGTCTTGGCAACGCCTTCAGCGAAGAAGATTTGCTGGCATTTGATAAGCGTGTTAAAGATGAAGTCGGCGAAGTGGAATATATGGTTGAACTGAAAATTGATGGTCTTGCAGTATCACTGAAGTATGTCGATGGTGTATTCGTTCAAGGTTTAACGCGTGGTGATGGTACAACGGGTGAGAACATCACGCAGAATTTAAAGACCATTCATGCGATACCATTGACGTTATCTGTACCGCTCACTTTTGAAGTGCGTGGTGAAGCCTATATGCCTAGAAAGTCATTCCTTGCGCTTAATGCATATCGGGAAAAGGTTGGAGAACAGCTAGCTGCAAATCCACGAAATGCTGCAGCAGGTTCATTAAGACAGCTGGACTCTAAGCTTACTGCGAAACGTAAGTTAGATATCTTCCTATACAGTGTGAACGATTTAAGAGAGCTTGATGCACAAAGTCAAAGTGAAGCTTTAGACAAGTTAGACGAAATCGGCTTTAAAACGAATCATGAACGAAAGCTTTGTCGTAATATGAAAGAAGTGTTCGAGTATATTAAATACTGGACAGAAGCGCGCAATGATCTAGCCTATGATATTGACGGTATCGTCATTAAGGTAAACGATTTAAGTAAGCAGGATGAGCTCGGTTTTACGGCGAAAAGTCCGAAGTGGGCGATTGCCTATAAATTTCCTGCTGAAGAAGTCATAACGACATTAAAGGATATCGAGCTGTCTATCGGGCGTACTGGTGTTGTAACACCGACTGCAATTTTAGAGCCGGTGAAAGTAGCGGGTACTACTGTAGGACGTGCGTCGCTGCATAATGAGGATTTAATTCACGAGAAAGATATACGCATCGGTGATTCGGTCGTTATAAGAAAAGCAGGAGAGATTATACCTGAAGTAGTGCGCGTCGTATTGGACAGAAGACCTGACGATACTGAGCCGTACCATATGCCTGAAATTTGCCCGTCGTGTGGTCATGAACTGGTACGCATTGAAGGGGAAGTGGCTTTGCGCTGCATCAATCCGAAATGTGATGCGAAACTTGTAGAAGGTGTGATCCATTTCGTTTCCAGAACGGCGATGAACATTGATGGTTTAGGGGAACGTATCGTCGAAGTCTTATACAATGAAAATATTATAAATGACGTTGCAGATCTATATACGTTACAACGTGAACGACTCTTATCTTTAGAACGTATGGGAGAGAAGAAAGTCGATAAATTACTGGCAGCGATAGAAGCTTCTAAGGCCAATTCACTGGAACGGCTGCTCTTTGGATTAGGTATCAGACATCTAGGTGCAAAGGCGAGTATGGTGCTTGCACAGGAATTTGGAACGATGGATAATTTAAAGAATGCCACAGTTGAAACATTGACACAAATTGATGATATTGGTGAGAAGATGGCACAGTCTTTAGTCACTTACTTGCAAAATGAAGACATCATTCATCTGCTTGAAAAACTAGAACAATATGGTGTAAATATGCGCTATACTGGGGTTACGAAAGATGATATCGAAATTCATCCGGTATTCGGCGAGAAGACGATTGTTTTAACAGGTAAACTTACTATCATGTCTCGTAGCGAAGCAACGAAAGCATTAACGAACCTTGGTGCAAAGGTGACAAGTTCTGTAACGAAGAAGACAGATATTGTTATTGCAGGTAGTGATGCCGGTAGCAAGAGAGAAAAAGCAGAGTCACTCGGAATTCCTGTATGGACGGAGCAAATGATGGTGGATGCATTACGAAATTAA